A region of Sesamum indicum cultivar Zhongzhi No. 13 linkage group LG7, S_indicum_v1.0, whole genome shotgun sequence DNA encodes the following proteins:
- the LOC105165905 gene encoding uncharacterized protein LOC105165905, with protein MDSGIEWGSSMAAAWGISRKGVIEGAKEDLEILEMQHHNNFHTLKLELRAFICDLHHHSHNNAAISTATQGHHHHPPNFSVSSPHTLLSFADFPFTSLLLERAQQCLHKIQHLKTSLC; from the exons ATGGATTCGGGAATTGAATGGGGCAGTAGTATGGCAGCAGCATGGGGAATAAGCAGAAAGGGAGTGATAGAAGGAGCAAAGGAAGACCTGGAAATCCTGGAAATGCAGCACCACAACAACTTCCACACTCTAAAGCTTGAGCTCAGAGCGTTCATCTGTGACCTTCATCATCACTCCCACAACAACGCTGCCATCTCCACCGCCACTCAAGgtcaccaccaccaccctcCTAATTTCTCCGTCTCTTCTCCCCATACTCTCCTTTCTTTTGCAGATTTTCCCTTCAcgtctttat TACTGGAGAGGGCGCAGCAATGTCTTCATAAAATTCAACACCTGAAAACCAGCTTATGTTAG